The stretch of DNA AGATTCAAATACTTAGTTGCAACTCCATGAAATCTATAAGCCCACCTCCTATAAAAAATTACACTAAACCAATAATTATTTTAAACATAGCCTAAATAATAAATAGGTTTATATTTTGTAATATGTTGATGGAGTATGCATAACATATTTCCAAAGATTTCAAGGAATTGTACTATCCTAATTTTTACAACTAAAAGCTAGGTCAGGTATCGTTGAATACGCCTGATTTAGCTTTTTTTAAAATAGCATAAAGTAATCATCTATGATTTAAGATAAAAAATCTTTACAAATTCATATTAATGCGAAGATTTTTTACCTATTACAAACGTATAGGACTAATATTTATTATAAAATCATTTTTTTAAAATATAATTATATTATTATATGAATTTGATATACAGAATTCTAATAAGGAATTTAAATATATAAAAAATTGAAATAATGTTTATTTATTAAGCTATAAGAGGATTTTTATATATAAATAGTATTAAAAAAAGATTTCTATAAGGATACAAATTTATAGAAATCTTTTTTTAAAAACTAATTTTATTTTATAATTTTCCATTAATTGTTTTTTTATTGATAAATGAGTTTATAAATTATATTTCATATGGTACAGAAGTCTTTAAATCATATACATGAAACTCTAATGGCAATGAGTCTGTAACAAGTTTGCCCAAAAGATGAGTATTATCTCTAATTTTTTTATTTATTATTTTAAGATCATATTTATCTAAAACCATACAATTATTTTTATTGGATAAATTGCTTTGTAAATTAATATCACCCATATAACTTATTAGTTTAGTATTGCATTCATCTTCTAAAGTCAATTTTCCTAAAATATTTTTAATACCTTTTTCAATTTTAACATTGAAATAACTACCATCTTCTAATAGTAAATAGTTCATAAATATTAGCCTCCTTTATTTTTGCCTCTCAGGACAAAATTAATAAATTATATACTTTCTAAAATTATAACATATAATATATATATTTCAACATAAAAATACATTTTTTTTAATAAAATAATTAATTATAAAATACTATACCTATATTATGGTTTGAATATATAAATTTTTCATTAAATTAAGCTTATTGGGTTAAACTACATTAAAAGTAATATTAATTAATTTTAGATTTATGTAATTTTGGAGGAATAAATTTGAATAAAGAGGTTATTACAAATAAACAAATGATAATTCTTATTATAATGTTTTTAGCAGGAACTACAGCTTTAACAGTAATGGGAATGGATGCTAAAGAAGATTTTTGGATTGCTTCTATTTTATCTATGTTATTAGCTGTTCCAATGATTATTATTTATTGTAGACTTTATTATATTTTTCCCGGTAAAAATATATTTGATATTTTTGAAATTTGTTTTGGTAAATTTATCGGAAAAATAATTATTATAGTATATACATATTATTTAGTAGGAGAGGCAACATTAGTTTTATTAAATTATGTTTATTTTGTTGATGTGATTTTTTTGACTTATACTCCTCTTATTGTTATTTTAATAAGTATTATGATTTTGTGTATTTGGATAACAAAAATAGGGATTAACGTTATAGGAAGATGGGCAGAATTGATGGTTATTATATTTATGATCTTAATAGGTGTTTGTATATTATTTGCAATACCTAAAATGGATATAAATAATATTCGTCCTACATTATATAGTGGTATAAATCCAATTCTAAAAGGAGTCTTTGAGACATATACATTTCCATTTGCACAGATGACAGTTTTTACTATGATTTTTAATAATTTCAAAGGAAAAAAGTCTGCTTATAAAGTTTATAGTCTAGGGTTACTAATTGGGAGTTTATTATCGTTATTAATTTCTACAACTAGTATTTTAATTTTAGGTGCAAAAACAGCATCGAAAGCAGTATATCCAATATATGTTGCTATGTCAAGAATAGATGCTTTTAATGTAATACAAGGAATAGATATCATTATTTCTACTGTTTTTATATTAGGTGTATTTATTAAGTTAAGTGTTTATTTAATAGCTACTAGTAAAGGTTTTGCAACGATGTTCATTTTTAACGATTATAGATTATTTGTGATTCCTACAACATTATTTATGTTGATTTTATCTTCCATTTTATTCAAAGGAGTTCTTGATTATTGGGAATATAGTTATGAAATTTGGCCGTATATTGCTATTTTATTTTATACAATTATTCCTATAGTTACTTTCATTATTGCAGAAATTAGGAATAAGATAAAAACTAATTATTAATGTAAATAATTCTACTTGATTGAAAAGCATAATAATTAATTAGTTAAATACTCTAAAAAAATGCTAAAGCTAAGATACGTAATTTGATCAAGTTAATTGGAGGAATAAATTTGAATAAAGAGATTATTACAAATAAACAAATGATAATTCTTATTATAATGTTTTTAGCAGGAACTACAGCTTTAATAATACCTGGAATGGACGGTAAAGAGGATTTCTGGATATCAATTATAATATCAATCCTTATGACAATTCCAGTCGTAATAATAATTAGCAGATTCAACAATAAATTACCTGGTAAAAATTTATTTGATGTAATTGAAATTTGTTTTGGTAAGTATATTGGAAAAATAATTATGATAGCATATGCTTATTATTTTTTAGAGGAGGGAACTTTAGTTTTAATTAATTTTGGACAATTTGTTAATACAGCTTTTTTGAATTACACGCCTAATATTGTAATTATGATAAGTATTATGCTTTTGAGTGTATGGACAGTAAAAAGTGGAATTAAAGTTTTAGGTAAATGGGCAGAATTTATGTTTATTGTATTTTTGTTTTTTATAATTAGTTCAGTTTTATTTGCAATTCCCAGAATGGATATAAATAATAT from Abyssisolibacter fermentans encodes:
- a CDS encoding GerAB/ArcD/ProY family transporter translates to MNKEVITNKQMIILIIMFLAGTTALTVMGMDAKEDFWIASILSMLLAVPMIIIYCRLYYIFPGKNIFDIFEICFGKFIGKIIIIVYTYYLVGEATLVLLNYVYFVDVIFLTYTPLIVILISIMILCIWITKIGINVIGRWAELMVIIFMILIGVCILFAIPKMDINNIRPTLYSGINPILKGVFETYTFPFAQMTVFTMIFNNFKGKKSAYKVYSLGLLIGSLLSLLISTTSILILGAKTASKAVYPIYVAMSRIDAFNVIQGIDIIISTVFILGVFIKLSVYLIATSKGFATMFIFNDYRLFVIPTTLFMLILSSILFKGVLDYWEYSYEIWPYIAILFYTIIPIVTFIIAEIRNKIKTNY